In Candidatus Equadaptatus faecalis, a single window of DNA contains:
- a CDS encoding linear amide C-N hydrolase encodes MFKSDIKSKLLVFFAAAVLFSSVIFVGGCNGDSEANYSKKPEEAMKVEKVSDYLYKTRYDDLDESVYSDTELIRKFFKITTAADKGKAFACSAVVNGNFYGRNFDFFMGQDPNFVVWVEGNDKRYASLGVVMMQNVPLAEADSGELSEDMKKLLPFVVLDGINEKGVTCNSNYVPKEVEHDSTNPGAKDLPYLTVVRYVLDNAESAAEAVELLRGKNLVDKPKISTLHWMIADPKESYVVEVVDNELRVVKNPEAMTNYYLSVDGYTPHACGIERMDIIKKGYDKAASVENMRRLMQSVHYTQAYKKSTKPFWYSEHYQYDSATGKDYNINTPMDEMQPHVDEIVQAFSHCTRDNPDGFWETVYTSVYDMGKQTMRISLHEDYSKYWDFKLK; translated from the coding sequence ATGTTCAAGTCAGACATAAAATCAAAACTTTTAGTGTTCTTCGCGGCTGCCGTGCTGTTTTCGTCGGTGATTTTCGTCGGAGGGTGCAACGGGGACAGCGAAGCAAATTACTCCAAAAAGCCGGAGGAAGCGATGAAGGTTGAAAAGGTGTCCGATTATCTTTACAAGACACGCTATGACGACCTTGATGAGAGCGTCTATTCCGATACCGAGCTGATAAGAAAGTTTTTCAAAATAACAACTGCGGCGGACAAGGGAAAAGCTTTTGCCTGCAGCGCTGTCGTGAACGGAAATTTTTACGGGCGCAATTTCGACTTTTTCATGGGACAGGATCCCAATTTTGTCGTGTGGGTTGAGGGGAATGACAAGCGTTACGCAAGTCTGGGCGTCGTAATGATGCAAAACGTCCCCCTCGCGGAAGCAGACAGCGGGGAACTTTCCGAAGATATGAAAAAACTGCTTCCGTTCGTGGTTTTGGACGGCATAAACGAAAAAGGCGTAACGTGCAACTCAAACTACGTTCCGAAAGAGGTTGAACATGACAGCACAAATCCAGGGGCAAAAGACCTGCCGTATCTTACGGTTGTCCGCTATGTTCTTGACAACGCGGAAAGCGCGGCGGAGGCTGTTGAGCTGCTTCGTGGCAAAAATCTTGTTGACAAGCCCAAAATTTCAACACTGCACTGGATGATCGCAGACCCGAAGGAATCTTACGTTGTTGAAGTAGTGGACAATGAACTGCGTGTCGTTAAAAATCCGGAGGCAATGACGAATTATTATCTGTCTGTTGACGGTTATACGCCTCACGCCTGCGGTATTGAGCGCATGGACATCATTAAGAAGGGCTATGACAAAGCAGCTTCCGTAGAAAATATGCGCAGGCTTATGCAGAGCGTGCATTACACGCAGGCATACAAAAAGAGTACCAAGCCTTTCTGGTATTCAGAGCATTACCAATACGACAGCGCAACAGGAAAGGATTACAACATAAATACGCCGATGGACGAAATGCAGCCGCACGTTGACGAAATTGTTCAGGCGTTTTCGCACTGCACGCGCGACAACCCCGACGGTTTTTGGGAGACCGTGTACACCTCTGTCTATGACATGGGCAAACAGACCATGAGAATATCCCTGCATGAGGATTACAGCAAATACTGGGATTTCAAGCTGAAATAG
- a CDS encoding acyltransferase family protein has protein sequence MDKDRIIWLDCLRIAACFAVIFAHTAIHAFIARDPSSLGWHICNCYDVIGQWANFAFFMISGVFFLDPDREISIDKLYSKYIKKLAIVFLFWFPLNNIFFLWYGSKLFSPNIFVTAKVFFLLRPLHLWFLPMIIGFYISVPLLRCITQNEKILPYCIFVGILATLVKYFNVKIIVDFARYIVAPCLPFILGYYLMKCKKISGKAEFALYALGIIGYLSMILPTAYFSCKEGKTHMVYLDECKFVMAVAIFCFFKCRVAKVNFSPRAKSIILFLSSHTLGIYLLQTPLRCLVHRYLLPINSFTPLFSIPVVAIITFLISLVITVLLKKIPRFNKYFI, from the coding sequence ATGGATAAGGATAGAATAATTTGGTTAGATTGTTTAAGGATAGCAGCTTGTTTTGCGGTTATATTTGCTCACACTGCTATACATGCATTTATAGCACGAGATCCAAGTTCATTGGGTTGGCATATTTGCAACTGTTATGACGTCATTGGGCAGTGGGCTAATTTTGCGTTCTTTATGATATCAGGAGTTTTCTTCCTTGATCCTGACAGGGAAATTTCTATAGATAAATTGTATTCAAAATATATTAAAAAGCTCGCCATTGTCTTTTTATTTTGGTTTCCCTTGAATAACATATTTTTCCTTTGGTATGGAAGCAAACTTTTCTCTCCAAATATTTTTGTGACAGCAAAAGTTTTTTTTCTTTTACGCCCATTGCATCTTTGGTTTTTGCCTATGATAATCGGCTTTTATATTTCCGTGCCGCTTCTTCGGTGCATAACGCAAAACGAAAAAATCCTGCCCTACTGCATATTTGTAGGCATATTGGCAACGTTAGTAAAGTACTTTAATGTAAAAATTATTGTAGATTTTGCCCGTTACATAGTAGCCCCATGTTTACCATTCATCCTGGGATATTATTTGATGAAGTGTAAAAAAATTAGCGGCAAAGCAGAATTTGCCTTGTATGCTCTCGGCATAATAGGGTATCTGTCTATGATTTTGCCAACAGCATATTTTTCATGCAAAGAAGGCAAGACACACATGGTGTACCTTGATGAGTGTAAATTTGTAATGGCTGTTGCAATTTTTTGCTTTTTCAAATGTCGTGTTGCTAAAGTAAATTTTTCTCCTCGGGCAAAATCAATAATACTGTTCCTATCTTCGCACACATTGGGGATATATTTGCTCCAAACGCCGCTTCGTTGTCTTGTTCACAGGTATCTTTTGCCAATAAATTCTTTTACCCCTTTATTTTCCATTCCTGTTGTGGCAATAATTACGTTTTTAATTTCTTTGGTAATAACTGTGTTACTCAAAAAAATCCCGCGGTTTAACAAGTATTTTATTTAG
- a CDS encoding Na+/H+ antiporter NhaC family protein yields the protein MRRNNYAFLAAAVLLFAVLAWLNGRAGSVAGESYKPAAYATIFALFPPVIAIVLALVTKEVYSSLFTGIFFGALLYANGNLEFMLNTLFYNAEGGMVTKLSNAWNVGILIFLIILGILVALMNRVGGSRAFGHWASKNIKTRTGALCATALLGILIFVDDYFNCLTVGSVMRPVTDKCNISRAKLAYQIDATAAPVCILAPVSSWAAAVSSSVPAGSHINGFTMFLHTIPFNFYALGTLFMLFALAFMDFDFGAMKLHEDNAAKGDLFTTPERPYGEADEELSNPKGQVFDLAAPVAILIIFCCTGMLYTGGFFKGVPFVDAFTNCDASKGLVFGSISTLAATFLLYMFRSVITFREFMDCVPDGFKAMVAPVLILTMAWTLSGMTTLLGAKFYVHDIVASSAASLRLFLPFIIFIIAVFLAFSTGTSWGTFAILIPIVCNIFDSPDTYQTLVVSIAACLSGAVAGDHSSPISDTTIMASAGAHCEHVNHVTTQLPYVSVVTACSAAGYLFTGWLAYSFENSFALIGLPFTLMLLFGALYTIRSRVKNHSA from the coding sequence ATGAGGAGAAATAATTACGCCTTTTTGGCGGCGGCGGTTCTCTTGTTCGCCGTTTTGGCGTGGCTGAACGGCAGAGCCGGTTCCGTGGCGGGAGAGAGCTACAAGCCTGCGGCTTACGCCACGATTTTTGCCCTTTTCCCGCCCGTTATAGCGATAGTTCTTGCTCTTGTCACCAAGGAGGTTTATTCTTCGCTTTTTACCGGCATTTTCTTCGGAGCGCTGCTTTACGCAAACGGCAATCTTGAATTTATGCTGAATACGCTTTTTTACAATGCCGAGGGCGGTATGGTGACAAAGCTTTCCAATGCGTGGAACGTCGGTATCCTGATTTTTCTGATTATTTTGGGCATTCTTGTAGCGCTGATGAACAGGGTCGGCGGTTCCCGCGCCTTCGGGCACTGGGCTTCAAAGAACATCAAGACCCGCACGGGCGCTTTGTGCGCCACAGCTTTGCTCGGCATTCTGATTTTCGTGGACGACTATTTCAACTGCCTCACCGTCGGTTCGGTTATGCGTCCCGTTACGGACAAGTGCAATATCAGCCGCGCGAAACTCGCCTACCAGATAGACGCAACCGCCGCCCCTGTCTGTATTCTTGCGCCCGTTTCGAGCTGGGCGGCGGCCGTTTCGTCTTCCGTCCCCGCCGGTTCGCATATCAACGGTTTTACAATGTTTCTGCACACAATACCTTTCAATTTCTATGCACTCGGCACTTTGTTTATGCTTTTTGCCCTTGCGTTTATGGATTTTGATTTCGGCGCTATGAAGCTGCATGAGGACAACGCGGCAAAGGGCGACCTGTTCACCACTCCCGAACGCCCTTACGGCGAAGCGGACGAGGAGCTCAGCAATCCGAAAGGACAGGTGTTTGACCTGGCGGCGCCCGTTGCCATTCTGATTATTTTCTGCTGTACGGGTATGCTTTACACCGGCGGATTTTTTAAGGGCGTTCCTTTTGTTGACGCTTTCACGAACTGCGATGCTTCCAAAGGTCTTGTTTTCGGAAGCATTTCCACTCTTGCCGCGACTTTTCTGCTGTATATGTTCCGCAGCGTGATTACGTTCCGCGAGTTTATGGATTGCGTGCCCGACGGTTTTAAGGCTATGGTTGCCCCGGTTCTGATTTTGACTATGGCGTGGACGCTGTCAGGTATGACCACTCTGCTCGGCGCAAAGTTTTACGTGCATGACATAGTTGCAAGTTCGGCTGCCTCTCTGCGGCTTTTTCTTCCGTTTATTATTTTTATCATCGCGGTTTTCCTCGCTTTTTCAACAGGCACAAGCTGGGGAACTTTTGCGATTTTAATTCCGATTGTGTGCAATATTTTTGACAGTCCTGACACTTATCAGACTCTTGTAGTTTCAATCGCCGCCTGTCTTTCGGGCGCCGTCGCGGGCGATCACAGCTCGCCGATCAGCGACACGACTATTATGGCGTCCGCCGGCGCGCATTGCGAACACGTCAATCACGTAACAACACAGCTGCCTTACGTATCTGTCGTGACTGCCTGTTCCGCCGCAGGTTATCTCTTTACGGGGTGGCTTGCTTATTCTTTTGAGAACAGTTTTGCTTTGATCGGACTGCCTTTCACTCTCATGCTGCTGTTCGGTGCATTGTATACAATTCGTTCGCGCGTAAAAAATCACAGCGCATAA
- the rplQ gene encoding 50S ribosomal protein L17 produces the protein MALRKLGRCSSHRWAMLGNMAASLFVAGSIVTTETRAKELRKVAEKMITKAKSGTLTDRRLVIARMPHKEAVIKLFSELGPKYANRNGGYTRIVKLGTRPGDASPMVVIQLVD, from the coding sequence ATGGCACTTAGAAAACTGGGACGCTGCAGTTCCCATCGCTGGGCAATGCTCGGCAACATGGCGGCAAGTCTCTTTGTGGCCGGCAGCATAGTTACAACGGAAACAAGAGCGAAAGAACTTCGTAAGGTTGCCGAAAAAATGATTACAAAAGCAAAATCAGGCACACTTACCGACCGCCGCCTTGTTATCGCCCGTATGCCGCACAAAGAAGCGGTAATCAAGCTCTTCAGCGAGCTTGGTCCGAAATATGCCAACCGTAACGGCGGATATACAAGAATAGTCAAACTCGGAACACGCCCCGGCGACGCGTCGCCGATGGTCGTAATCCAGCTGGTTGACTAA
- a CDS encoding DNA-directed RNA polymerase subunit alpha, translating into MEHDRYDVVMQESTPSYGKLTIEPLERGYGVTLGNSLRRVLLSSISGAAIIAVRIEGVLHEFSTVSGVKEDVIELLVNLKHIAVSCRSNTVKTLRLDAVGPKRVTAADIEPDADIEFPNPDAYICTLEDGARIAMDIYISTGTGYAPIDRPRAAWLPADAMQTDALFSPVERVKYEIADKRLGQRTDYDSLNLEIWTNGTISAEDAIVQAGKILKSYYVSIIDTIAGPGSSDVEDPDISDNTPKQKAYQIGDNAWLSRSVRDLELSVRSENCLLRGGVHLISDLVGKSKEELMKTRNLGRISLKEIEERLAKLDLHLAGDKETEEEK; encoded by the coding sequence ATGGAACACGATCGTTACGATGTCGTAATGCAGGAGTCTACCCCCTCATACGGTAAATTAACAATCGAGCCGCTTGAAAGAGGCTACGGGGTAACGCTCGGAAACTCGCTCCGCCGCGTTCTGCTTTCTTCAATCTCCGGAGCAGCAATCATTGCGGTTCGCATAGAGGGTGTTCTTCACGAGTTCAGCACGGTTTCCGGCGTAAAGGAAGACGTGATTGAACTTCTTGTAAACCTTAAGCATATAGCAGTCAGCTGCCGCTCAAATACCGTAAAAACGCTCAGACTTGACGCAGTCGGTCCGAAGCGCGTTACGGCGGCGGATATTGAACCGGACGCAGATATTGAATTCCCTAATCCGGACGCCTACATCTGCACGCTTGAAGACGGCGCCCGCATTGCAATGGATATCTACATAAGCACCGGAACGGGCTATGCGCCTATTGACAGACCGCGCGCGGCGTGGCTGCCGGCAGACGCGATGCAGACGGACGCGCTTTTCTCGCCTGTTGAAAGGGTTAAATACGAAATCGCTGACAAACGTCTGGGACAGCGTACAGACTACGACAGTCTCAACCTTGAAATATGGACGAACGGCACGATCAGTGCCGAAGACGCCATAGTTCAGGCCGGAAAAATTCTCAAAAGCTACTACGTCTCAATAATAGATACAATAGCCGGTCCGGGAAGCAGCGACGTTGAAGATCCGGACATCAGCGACAATACGCCGAAACAGAAAGCATACCAGATAGGCGACAACGCATGGCTCAGCCGTTCCGTCCGCGATTTGGAGCTTTCCGTCCGCAGCGAAAACTGTCTGCTTCGCGGAGGTGTGCACCTCATAAGCGACCTTGTCGGAAAAAGCAAAGAAGAACTTATGAAGACGCGCAACCTTGGCAGAATTTCCCTTAAGGAAATTGAAGAGAGGCTTGCAAAGCTTGACCTTCACCTTGCAGGAGACAAAGAAACAGAGGAGGAAAAATAA
- the rpsD gene encoding 30S ribosomal protein S4, producing the protein MSRYTGPVCRLCRAEGCQLFLKGDRCYTEKCAFKKRNSKPGQHGTRRGKMSEYGLRLREKQKLRRFYSLNETQFSTIYAEAARLAGQTGHNFLQLLERRIDNIVYRLGFGVSRAQARQLVRHGHFTVNGRKLDIPSAILKQGDVIAVAEGSRELAVIKENVESAVTHAVPAWLELNADALTGTVVTLPVREQIEVPVQEQLVVEFYAR; encoded by the coding sequence ATGAGCAGATATACAGGACCTGTATGCCGCCTCTGCCGTGCAGAAGGCTGCCAGCTCTTTCTTAAAGGCGACCGCTGCTATACCGAGAAATGCGCATTCAAAAAACGCAATTCAAAACCGGGACAGCACGGAACACGCCGCGGCAAAATGAGCGAATACGGACTCCGTCTTCGCGAAAAACAGAAACTTCGCCGTTTCTACAGCCTCAACGAAACACAGTTCAGCACAATTTACGCTGAAGCAGCAAGACTTGCCGGACAGACAGGCCACAACTTCCTTCAGCTTCTTGAACGCCGCATAGACAACATTGTCTACCGTCTCGGTTTCGGCGTCAGCCGTGCCCAGGCACGTCAGCTTGTCCGCCACGGACATTTCACCGTCAACGGACGCAAGCTTGACATCCCCAGCGCGATCCTTAAACAGGGCGACGTAATCGCCGTTGCCGAAGGCAGCCGCGAACTCGCAGTCATCAAGGAAAACGTTGAAAGCGCCGTGACCCACGCAGTTCCTGCGTGGCTTGAGCTTAATGCCGACGCGCTTACGGGAACGGTCGTGACGCTGCCTGTCCGCGAACAGATTGAAGTTCCTGTCCAGGAGCAGCTCGTTGTCGAATTCTATGCACGTTAG
- the rpsK gene encoding 30S ribosomal protein S11, with translation MAKRVQRTRKRKDKKNVSYGVAHIYSTFNNTIVTLTDKQGNALSWSAGGNVGFKGARKSTPYAAQMSAAQAAKAAQEHGVTEVDVIVKGPGPGRESAIRALQAAGLSINVIRDATPIPHNGCRPPKRRRV, from the coding sequence GTGGCCAAACGCGTACAGCGTACTCGTAAACGCAAAGATAAGAAGAACGTAAGCTACGGTGTTGCACACATTTATTCAACGTTCAACAACACAATCGTAACGCTTACGGATAAACAGGGCAACGCCCTTTCATGGTCTGCAGGCGGAAACGTCGGATTCAAGGGCGCACGCAAATCAACTCCGTATGCAGCGCAGATGTCAGCAGCCCAGGCAGCAAAAGCAGCCCAGGAACATGGTGTCACCGAAGTTGACGTAATCGTCAAAGGTCCGGGACCCGGACGCGAATCAGCAATTCGTGCCCTTCAGGCAGCAGGACTCAGCATTAACGTCATTCGTGACGCAACACCGATTCCGCACAACGGATGCCGTCCGCCGAAGCGTCGTCGCGTGTAG
- the rpsM gene encoding 30S ribosomal protein S13, which produces MARLAGVDLPREKRIEIALTYIYGIGPAYASRILEATGVNPDVRVKDMSEEDEQKLRAELENYVLEGDLRRERAMNIKRLMDIGSYRGLRHRQGLPVRGQKTKTNARTRKGPKRTVAGKKKATK; this is translated from the coding sequence ATGGCACGTTTAGCAGGAGTCGATCTGCCGCGCGAAAAAAGAATCGAAATCGCCCTCACCTACATTTACGGAATCGGACCTGCCTATGCAAGCCGCATTCTTGAAGCAACGGGTGTGAATCCTGACGTCCGCGTCAAGGATATGAGCGAGGAAGACGAACAGAAGCTTCGCGCAGAACTCGAAAACTACGTTCTCGAAGGCGACCTTCGCCGTGAGAGAGCAATGAACATCAAACGTCTTATGGACATCGGAAGTTACCGTGGTCTCAGACACCGTCAGGGACTTCCTGTCCGCGGACAGAAGACCAAAACCAACGCCCGCACCCGCAAGGGACCGAAACGCACGGTTGCCGGCAAGAAAAAAGCTACGAAATAA
- the rpmJ gene encoding 50S ribosomal protein L36, with product MKVRPSVKPICEFCRIIKRHGVVRVICSKNPRHKQRQGGRR from the coding sequence ATGAAAGTAAGACCATCGGTCAAACCAATTTGTGAATTTTGCAGAATAATCAAACGTCATGGCGTCGTGCGCGTTATTTGCAGCAAAAACCCGCGTCACAAACAGCGCCAGGGTGGAAGGAGATAA
- the infA gene encoding translation initiation factor IF-1, which translates to MDKEDVIEVKGKVVEPLPNAMFRVELENGHKILAHVSGKMRMNFIRILPGDRVQLELSPYDLTRGRITYRYK; encoded by the coding sequence ATGGACAAGGAAGATGTAATTGAGGTAAAGGGTAAGGTTGTTGAACCGCTGCCTAATGCCATGTTCCGTGTAGAGTTGGAAAACGGTCATAAAATACTGGCCCATGTTTCCGGAAAGATGCGGATGAATTTTATAAGGATTCTTCCGGGTGACCGTGTACAATTGGAGCTTTCGCCATACGACTTGACCCGTGGGCGAATCACATATAGATACAAATAA
- the map gene encoding type I methionyl aminopeptidase has translation MITFKSDRDLVKMRKAGQLVADILKLMRDLVKPGVDTLTLDLAAEDLIRKSGGKPAFKNYKVSWVPVAFPGTICASINNEVVHGIPSKDRILQEGDIFTVDTGASIDGFFGDACCTYAVGQISDERKRLLDITLQSLHNGMKAVKPGATLGDIGYAVEQTVIPQGYGLVRDYAGHGIGRRPHEAPQVPNYGKQGSGLVIKPRMTFCVEPMVMTGAEEVKTLDDQWTVVTADGSDAAHFENTLLVTDNGVEILTPWEE, from the coding sequence ATGATAACCTTCAAAAGCGACCGCGACCTTGTGAAAATGAGGAAAGCGGGACAGCTTGTAGCAGATATACTTAAACTGATGAGAGACCTCGTAAAGCCGGGTGTGGATACGCTGACTCTGGACCTGGCTGCCGAGGATCTTATCAGAAAGTCAGGCGGTAAACCTGCTTTTAAGAACTACAAAGTGTCATGGGTTCCGGTAGCATTTCCAGGAACGATATGCGCCTCAATCAACAACGAGGTGGTTCACGGAATACCTTCAAAAGACAGAATCCTCCAGGAGGGTGACATCTTTACGGTAGATACAGGAGCCTCCATAGACGGATTTTTCGGCGATGCCTGCTGTACGTACGCAGTTGGACAAATCAGTGATGAACGCAAGCGGCTGCTCGACATCACTCTTCAGTCTCTCCACAACGGTATGAAGGCAGTCAAACCGGGGGCAACACTCGGAGATATCGGTTACGCGGTTGAACAGACCGTTATACCGCAGGGCTACGGTCTCGTCAGAGACTATGCCGGTCACGGAATAGGCAGGAGACCGCACGAAGCGCCTCAGGTTCCCAACTACGGGAAGCAGGGCAGCGGACTTGTCATAAAACCGAGAATGACCTTTTGTGTTGAACCAATGGTAATGACGGGCGCTGAAGAAGTTAAAACTTTGGACGACCAGTGGACGGTCGTTACAGCTGACGGCAGTGACGCGGCGCATTTTGAAAATACGCTGCTCGTCACGGACAACGGGGTTGAGATACTTACTCCGTGGGAGGAATAG
- a CDS encoding adenylate kinase, whose amino-acid sequence MRIILIGAPGAGKGTQAATIKAKYPIAHISTGDMLRANVKEGTELGKLAKSYMDAGKLVPDQVIIDMMEERLKENDCIAGFMLDGFPRTLPQAEALGRLLDKLGMRLDAAVELEIEDEVVVNRLTSRRVCKACGEIYNTMLKPAKVEGVCDKCGGEVIQRDDDKEEVIRKRLAVFHEQTAPIVDYYGSQGVLLKIDASGAKDAVLNLLESKGIR is encoded by the coding sequence ATGAGAATAATCCTTATAGGCGCCCCGGGCGCAGGCAAGGGAACACAGGCCGCAACGATTAAAGCCAAATATCCGATAGCCCACATTTCAACGGGCGATATGCTCAGGGCCAACGTCAAAGAAGGCACTGAGCTCGGAAAATTGGCGAAATCCTATATGGACGCAGGCAAACTCGTTCCGGATCAGGTCATAATTGACATGATGGAGGAACGCCTCAAGGAAAACGACTGCATTGCAGGATTTATGCTCGACGGTTTTCCGAGAACGCTGCCTCAGGCAGAAGCGCTGGGCAGGCTTTTGGACAAACTCGGCATGAGACTCGACGCGGCGGTGGAACTTGAAATTGAAGACGAAGTCGTTGTCAACAGACTTACTTCAAGAAGAGTTTGCAAGGCGTGCGGAGAAATTTACAACACGATGCTCAAACCTGCAAAGGTTGAAGGTGTCTGCGACAAATGCGGAGGAGAGGTCATTCAGCGCGATGACGACAAGGAAGAAGTCATCCGCAAACGCCTCGCCGTATTCCACGAGCAGACGGCGCCCATAGTCGATTACTACGGCTCGCAGGGCGTTCTTCTCAAAATTGACGCATCGGGAGCTAAGGATGCTGTCCTGAATCTGCTTGAGAGCAAAGGCATAAGATAA
- the secY gene encoding preprotein translocase subunit SecY: MLDSLKDAFRLPDLKRRFLFVLGALFVYRLGALIPTPGINAAALSKLFEQSGILGFLDLFAGGALSRFGIFAMGVTPYINSSIVMQLLAVVIPSLEKMMKEGPEGQKKMVQYTRIGTIVFAVVQALGMTGWLRSAGIFSGSWIDVCVVTLTLTTGAMAVMWIGELMSDYGIGNGISMLIFAGIVARIPDAVIRTFQLLKLGELNFIVFLIAIVFMLAVIAGCILLQEGQRRMSVQYAKRVVGNKMYGGQSTFIPLRVNTAGVIPIIFASSILLFPYTIAGFFHGATAQKIVQWFSPTSPVYMILYVILIVFFGFFYTAVVFKPDEIAENMKKNGGFILGIRPGKPTEEYIEKVMERITLAGSAALALIAVVPTIMTRVLNIHSFYFGGTAVIIVVGVALDTVHEIEAQLLMRHYQGILKRQNKSGGLLRL; encoded by the coding sequence GTGTTAGACTCCTTAAAAGATGCCTTCAGACTGCCTGATTTGAAACGCCGCTTCCTCTTTGTTCTCGGCGCGCTCTTTGTGTACCGTCTCGGTGCGCTTATTCCGACGCCGGGTATCAATGCAGCGGCACTTTCAAAGCTTTTTGAACAGAGCGGTATACTGGGTTTCCTCGACCTCTTCGCAGGCGGCGCCCTCAGCAGATTTGGTATCTTTGCAATGGGCGTCACGCCGTATATCAACTCAAGTATCGTTATGCAGCTGCTCGCAGTTGTTATACCGAGCCTTGAGAAAATGATGAAGGAAGGTCCTGAAGGCCAGAAAAAAATGGTGCAGTACACACGTATCGGTACCATCGTTTTCGCGGTTGTTCAGGCTCTTGGTATGACAGGCTGGCTCAGAAGCGCAGGAATTTTCTCCGGTTCATGGATTGACGTGTGCGTCGTAACGCTCACGCTCACGACGGGCGCAATGGCCGTTATGTGGATCGGTGAGCTTATGTCCGACTACGGAATTGGCAACGGTATTTCAATGCTCATTTTTGCGGGTATCGTCGCAAGAATTCCCGATGCGGTCATTCGCACGTTCCAGCTTCTGAAACTCGGCGAACTTAATTTCATCGTATTTCTCATCGCAATCGTGTTTATGCTTGCGGTTATAGCCGGATGTATCCTTCTTCAGGAAGGTCAGCGCCGCATGTCCGTCCAGTACGCCAAACGCGTGGTAGGCAACAAAATGTACGGCGGACAGAGCACGTTCATCCCGCTCAGAGTCAATACGGCAGGCGTTATACCTATTATCTTCGCGTCATCAATACTGCTTTTCCCGTACACTATCGCCGGATTCTTCCACGGCGCCACAGCGCAGAAAATCGTTCAGTGGTTCAGCCCGACGAGTCCTGTTTACATGATACTGTACGTAATCCTGATAGTTTTCTTCGGTTTCTTCTACACGGCTGTTGTCTTCAAACCGGATGAAATAGCCGAAAACATGAAGAAAAACGGCGGCTTTATTCTCGGTATCCGTCCGGGCAAGCCGACCGAAGAATACATAGAGAAGGTTATGGAGCGCATTACGCTCGCCGGATCTGCGGCCCTCGCACTCATCGCGGTTGTCCCGACGATTATGACGAGAGTTCTCAACATCCACTCCTTCTATTTCGGCGGAACCGCGGTCATCATCGTTGTCGGTGTCGCTCTTGACACTGTTCACGAGATCGAAGCGCAGCTTCTTATGCGCCACTATCAGGGCATTTTGAAACGCCAGAACAAATCAGGCGGTCTTCTCAGACTGTAA
- the rplO gene encoding 50S ribosomal protein L15, producing the protein MKLEELCPAPGSRKAKKRLGQGLGSGQGKTAGKGHKGQKARKSPDISPNFEGGQMPLARRIPKRGFSNFRFAVKYQVVNLDELDARFEDGAEVDAAKLAALRLISDAAAPLKILGEGEITKKLTVKAKAFSASAKAKLEAAGGKAEVI; encoded by the coding sequence ATGAAGCTTGAAGAACTTTGCCCGGCACCGGGCTCAAGAAAAGCCAAAAAACGTCTCGGACAGGGACTTGGAAGCGGACAGGGTAAAACAGCAGGTAAAGGCCATAAAGGTCAGAAAGCCCGCAAAAGCCCGGACATCAGCCCGAACTTTGAAGGCGGCCAGATGCCGCTTGCCCGCCGCATCCCTAAACGCGGCTTCAGCAACTTCCGTTTTGCTGTTAAATATCAGGTCGTGAATCTTGACGAACTCGACGCCCGCTTTGAAGACGGGGCAGAAGTGGATGCGGCTAAGCTCGCAGCTCTCCGCCTTATCTCAGACGCGGCGGCGCCTCTCAAGATTCTCGGTGAAGGCGAAATCACGAAAAAACTTACAGTAAAGGCAAAAGCATTCAGCGCTTCAGCAAAAGCAAAGCTCGAAGCAGCCGGTGGAAAAGCCGAGGTGATCTAA
- the rpmD gene encoding 50S ribosomal protein L30 encodes MAKLRITWKRSTVGRPPRQERVIAALGLHKLNDTVIHNDTPQIRGMVNKISHLLEWSEEE; translated from the coding sequence ATGGCCAAACTTCGCATTACATGGAAAAGAAGCACAGTCGGACGTCCTCCGCGTCAGGAAAGAGTCATTGCAGCTCTCGGACTTCACAAGCTCAATGACACTGTAATTCACAATGACACTCCGCAGATTCGCGGCATGGTCAACAAGATCAGCCACCTGCTCGAGTGGTCAGAGGAAGAATAG